The proteins below are encoded in one region of Bremerella sp. P1:
- the metH gene encoding methionine synthase: protein MPGPRFAGRQHPIFNDIQKRILILDGAMGTMIQKYKLTEADVRGKQFANEEKDLRNFSDLLCLTKPEIIEGIHREFLEAGANIIETNTFGATPIAMEEFALSESLATDINVAAVKLAKKVADEFNDRNPDNLRYVAGSIGPTSKTASISRRIEDPGFRDVTFDQLVDSYLVQIHAMVEAGVDILFPETTFDTLNLKACLFAIEKYYREKGIEIPVMTSVTITDASGRTLSGQTVEAFWNSVSHFPMLSVGINCALGAELMRPYVQELSSIASCYISCHPNAGLPNEMGEYDQTPDQMAATIRQFAENGWLNIVGGCCGSTPAHIKAIADTMRDFEPRKLHEQPHLTRLSGQEPFTITPKTNFVMIGERTNVTGSRRFARLIREEQYEEAIAVALQQVESGANVIDVNMDDALLDGEAAMTRYLNLIAAEPDICKVPIMIDSSKWSVIEAGLRCVQGKSIVNSISLKEGEEEFLNKARLCRDYGAAVVVMAFDEVGQAVELDRKVEICKRAYDLLVDKLDFDPTDIIFDPNILTVATGIEEHNDYAINFIEATRQIKQVCPGAKVSGGVSNVSFSFRGNDVIREAIHAVFLYHAIKAGLDMGIVNAGQLAVYDEVPKELRDLIEDVLFNKRPDATERLVDFAETVKHQKGAGPKQEDLSWREEPVEKRLAHSLVKGIDRFIVEDTEECRQKSERCLHIIEGPLMDGMNIVGDLFGAGKMFLPQVVKSARVMKKAVAYLLPFMEKEKEELGTTDEDARGKILMATVKGDVHDIGKNIVGVVLGCNNYEIIDLGVMVHCDKILAAAKEHGVDVIGLSGLITPSLDEMVHVAQEMQAAGMDIPLLIGGATTSAKHTAVKIAPVYDHAVVHVLDASRSVGVVDQLLSKENSPAFLEKNRKLQQELAESYRKRQAITLVSLKQAREKHFETDWSSVDIPTPSFTGTKTLKEFPLETLREFIDWSPFFNSWELKGKYPKIFEDEYVGEEAKKLFKDANELLDRIISEKLFTANGVFGFYPAAADGDDIIVYDPNDPEKEIERFFTLRQQWERKGQSDFRALADYIAPVGSGRRDYLGAFAVTTGIGCQELAAKFDADHDDYNSIMAKALADRLAEAFAECLHLEARKAWKYGEAEGLSNEELIKEDYRGIRPAPGYPAQPDHTEKWTLFRLLNAEQETGIQLTESLAMMPAASVCGLYFAHPAARYFAIHQLGRDQVEDYAKRKGMPLKDMEKWLAPNLSYDP, encoded by the coding sequence ATGCCAGGTCCTCGATTCGCCGGCCGCCAGCACCCAATCTTCAACGATATTCAAAAGCGTATTCTGATTCTCGATGGTGCCATGGGGACCATGATTCAGAAGTACAAGCTGACCGAAGCCGATGTCCGTGGCAAGCAATTCGCCAACGAAGAAAAGGATCTTCGTAACTTCAGCGATCTGCTCTGCCTGACCAAGCCGGAGATCATCGAAGGGATCCACCGCGAGTTTCTCGAAGCGGGCGCCAACATTATCGAGACCAATACGTTTGGTGCTACGCCCATCGCGATGGAAGAGTTCGCCCTGAGCGAGTCTCTGGCAACCGATATTAATGTGGCCGCAGTGAAGCTGGCCAAAAAGGTCGCTGACGAGTTCAACGACCGCAATCCAGACAATCTCCGCTATGTGGCCGGTTCGATCGGTCCCACCAGCAAGACGGCGTCGATCTCGCGACGGATCGAAGATCCCGGTTTCCGTGATGTGACCTTCGACCAGTTGGTCGACTCTTACCTGGTGCAGATCCACGCGATGGTGGAAGCCGGGGTCGATATTCTCTTTCCGGAAACGACCTTCGATACGCTGAACCTGAAGGCCTGTCTGTTTGCCATCGAGAAGTACTATCGCGAAAAGGGAATCGAAATTCCGGTGATGACCTCGGTCACCATTACCGACGCTTCCGGGAGAACGCTTTCCGGTCAGACAGTCGAAGCATTCTGGAATTCGGTTTCGCACTTCCCCATGCTCAGCGTGGGGATCAATTGTGCTTTGGGTGCTGAGTTGATGCGTCCTTACGTGCAGGAACTTTCCTCGATCGCGTCCTGCTATATCAGTTGCCATCCCAACGCAGGCCTCCCCAATGAAATGGGCGAGTACGATCAAACGCCGGATCAGATGGCCGCTACGATCCGTCAATTTGCCGAGAACGGCTGGTTGAACATCGTCGGTGGTTGTTGCGGAAGCACGCCAGCTCACATCAAGGCGATCGCCGACACCATGCGTGACTTCGAGCCGCGCAAGCTGCATGAGCAGCCACATCTGACGCGGTTGAGTGGTCAAGAACCGTTTACGATCACGCCGAAAACCAACTTCGTGATGATCGGTGAACGCACTAACGTTACCGGCTCACGTCGTTTTGCCCGGCTTATTCGGGAAGAACAATACGAAGAAGCGATCGCCGTGGCGCTGCAGCAGGTCGAAAGTGGTGCAAACGTCATCGACGTGAACATGGACGACGCATTGCTCGACGGCGAAGCGGCCATGACGCGCTATTTGAACCTGATCGCGGCCGAGCCTGATATCTGTAAAGTACCGATCATGATCGACAGCTCGAAGTGGTCGGTCATTGAAGCCGGCCTTCGCTGCGTGCAAGGAAAGTCGATCGTCAACTCGATCAGCCTGAAAGAAGGGGAAGAAGAGTTCCTCAACAAGGCCCGGCTGTGCCGCGATTACGGGGCCGCCGTTGTCGTGATGGCCTTTGACGAAGTAGGGCAAGCCGTCGAGCTTGATCGTAAGGTCGAGATCTGCAAGCGAGCGTATGATCTGCTGGTCGACAAGCTCGACTTCGATCCAACAGATATTATCTTCGATCCAAACATCCTGACGGTGGCCACCGGGATCGAAGAGCACAACGACTACGCGATTAACTTCATCGAAGCGACTCGCCAGATCAAACAGGTTTGCCCCGGAGCCAAGGTTTCAGGTGGTGTGAGCAACGTGTCGTTCTCGTTCCGCGGTAATGATGTCATTCGCGAAGCGATCCATGCCGTGTTCCTGTACCACGCCATCAAGGCCGGCCTGGACATGGGGATCGTCAATGCCGGGCAGTTGGCCGTGTACGACGAAGTACCGAAGGAATTAAGGGACCTGATCGAGGACGTACTTTTCAATAAGCGACCCGACGCGACCGAACGCCTCGTCGATTTTGCCGAAACGGTCAAGCACCAGAAGGGAGCTGGGCCGAAGCAGGAAGATCTCTCGTGGCGAGAAGAACCAGTCGAAAAACGATTGGCTCATTCGCTGGTGAAGGGGATCGATCGCTTCATCGTGGAAGATACCGAAGAGTGCCGCCAAAAATCCGAGCGTTGTCTGCACATCATCGAAGGTCCACTCATGGACGGGATGAACATCGTCGGCGACCTGTTCGGGGCCGGCAAGATGTTCCTTCCGCAGGTGGTTAAAAGTGCTCGCGTGATGAAGAAGGCCGTGGCCTACTTGCTTCCCTTTATGGAGAAGGAAAAGGAAGAGCTGGGGACGACGGACGAAGATGCCCGCGGCAAGATCCTGATGGCGACCGTGAAGGGGGACGTGCACGACATCGGCAAGAACATCGTCGGCGTGGTCCTGGGCTGCAATAACTACGAGATTATTGACCTGGGCGTGATGGTCCACTGCGACAAGATCCTAGCCGCGGCCAAAGAGCATGGCGTCGATGTGATCGGCCTGTCGGGGCTTATTACGCCAAGTCTCGACGAGATGGTCCACGTTGCCCAAGAGATGCAAGCCGCCGGGATGGACATTCCGCTCTTGATCGGCGGTGCAACGACCAGTGCCAAGCATACGGCCGTGAAGATCGCTCCGGTTTATGATCATGCCGTGGTCCATGTTTTGGATGCGTCACGCAGTGTGGGCGTGGTTGATCAGCTGCTGAGCAAAGAGAACTCGCCTGCGTTTCTGGAGAAGAATCGGAAGCTACAACAGGAACTTGCCGAATCGTATCGTAAGCGTCAGGCCATCACGCTCGTTTCGTTGAAACAGGCCCGCGAAAAGCATTTTGAGACCGACTGGTCGAGCGTCGACATTCCGACGCCGTCGTTCACCGGTACGAAGACCCTGAAAGAGTTTCCTTTGGAAACACTTCGCGAGTTCATCGACTGGTCTCCGTTCTTCAACTCGTGGGAACTCAAGGGTAAGTATCCCAAGATCTTCGAAGACGAGTACGTGGGCGAAGAGGCGAAGAAGCTCTTTAAGGATGCGAACGAGCTGCTCGACCGGATCATCTCTGAGAAGCTTTTCACCGCCAATGGTGTGTTCGGTTTCTATCCAGCCGCGGCCGATGGGGATGACATTATCGTCTACGACCCCAACGACCCAGAAAAGGAAATCGAACGTTTCTTTACGCTACGTCAGCAATGGGAACGTAAGGGGCAAAGCGACTTCCGAGCCCTGGCCGACTATATCGCTCCGGTTGGAAGCGGGCGACGTGACTACCTTGGTGCATTCGCTGTGACGACTGGTATCGGTTGTCAGGAACTAGCGGCCAAGTTCGATGCCGACCATGACGACTACAATTCGATCATGGCCAAGGCCCTGGCTGATCGTTTGGCGGAAGCGTTCGCTGAGTGTCTCCACCTGGAAGCACGTAAGGCGTGGAAGTACGGCGAAGCGGAAGGGCTCTCCAACGAAGAGCTTATCAAAGAAGATTACCGTGGCATCCGTCCGGCACCTGGTTACCCGGCACAGCCCGACCACACCGAGAAGTGGACTCTCTTCCGACTACTCAATGCTGAGCAAGAGACCGGTATCCAACTGACCGAAAGCCTGGCGATGATGCCAGCGGCCAGTGTGTGTGGATTGTACTTCGCCCACCCAGCGGCACGCTACTTTGCGATCCACCAGTTGGGCCGAGATCAGGTCGAAGACTACGCCAAGCGGAAAGGGATGCCACTAAAGGACATGGAGAAGTGGCTGGCCCCCAACCTTTCGTACGACCCGTAA
- a CDS encoding ExeA family protein has translation MYEAYWKLKSRPFENTYSEASYYPSESAQAALLKLRYAVENRRGAAILAGACGLGKSLLARTLMIQLPESFSPKAHLVFPKLPSDALIPYLLLNLGRGQKDSPIASSPSDNVWQLQQFLSENTRAGNHAVIVVDDAHLLSDHASLETLRLLTNFETDGKLDLTLVLVGQTPIIPAVERFPSLESRIGVKSLMRCFTPDETAAYVTHRLRVAGCEDEIFVPEGLQRLFEITRGNPREINRLCDLALLIGYAEEIRMIDADQVESIHDELVTVVPE, from the coding sequence ATGTACGAAGCGTACTGGAAACTGAAATCTCGTCCGTTCGAGAACACCTACTCGGAAGCGTCTTACTACCCTTCCGAGTCGGCTCAGGCCGCGCTTCTCAAGCTTCGCTACGCCGTCGAAAACCGTCGTGGTGCCGCTATCTTGGCCGGAGCTTGCGGGCTGGGCAAAAGCCTTTTGGCCCGAACGCTAATGATTCAGTTGCCGGAGTCGTTTTCACCCAAGGCTCACCTTGTTTTCCCGAAGTTGCCTAGCGACGCCTTGATTCCCTATCTGCTTTTGAATCTCGGTCGAGGTCAAAAGGATAGCCCTATCGCCAGTAGTCCCAGCGACAACGTCTGGCAGCTGCAGCAGTTTTTGTCGGAAAATACTCGAGCAGGTAACCACGCCGTGATCGTCGTGGACGATGCCCACCTGCTGAGTGACCATGCTTCGCTGGAAACACTCCGCCTGTTGACCAACTTCGAGACTGATGGCAAGCTCGACCTGACGCTGGTTCTCGTTGGTCAAACGCCCATCATTCCCGCGGTCGAACGGTTCCCATCTCTGGAAAGCCGAATTGGTGTGAAGTCGCTGATGCGTTGCTTTACACCAGATGAAACGGCCGCCTACGTGACGCACCGCTTGCGGGTTGCCGGCTGCGAAGACGAGATCTTCGTTCCCGAAGGTCTGCAGCGACTGTTCGAGATTACCCGCGGTAATCCACGCGAGATCAATCGGCTGTGCGACCTGGCCTTGTTGATTGGCTACGCGGAGGAAATTCGCATGATCGATGCCGACCAGGTCGAATCGATTCACGACGAACTTGTCACGGTCGTTCCCGAATAA
- a CDS encoding glycosyltransferase family 39 protein, whose translation MNTNDPNPSPAPLSWKNSVLLGLAIAFLSLALRLPSIGESLWVDELHTAWAVSDGIQDVPYRAAMGNQASLYFLIVWVWTQLAGLHEWSLRMPSLAGGVLCVGLITGIAHRWTRDAWVAIGCGLIAAIDIDWIFFATEARVYGFVQVVAVLQILLAWQILQHDRWHDWAWLVVVTIGSFYLHYSTLLFSVCLGACMLLLVDSRPLRKHLLMAAACIAMGVAISLPHLASIFERRENWAQFITATSRNEWTRWGTALAALLPLAGLATIFARNWSAEAKRAVLTGGVVFLPIAVAWATTATGLAALFFGRYLISSETLIPLLLASLASLVPAAAWRRGGLVVSLVISCGLRTPSYLGPMRGEDWQAVTQAVSQKLESTPEPTDVLIAAGLIETDILRFPTKHLPPFTERWETYARLPIESIYSLPEHAGQHYGLTYTNPGEATPRYRHRSVPNRPVVLIVRGTKETADQVVQNFLSSVPDRKYEITAPQTQTARVQWRVLLPQDMDLQAEN comes from the coding sequence GTGAATACCAACGATCCCAATCCGTCTCCTGCCCCACTTTCCTGGAAGAACAGTGTCCTGCTGGGACTGGCTATCGCCTTTCTGTCCCTTGCTCTCCGTCTACCATCGATTGGTGAAAGCCTCTGGGTCGATGAACTGCACACAGCTTGGGCTGTGTCGGATGGGATTCAAGACGTTCCCTACCGGGCCGCTATGGGCAACCAGGCATCGCTCTACTTTCTGATCGTTTGGGTATGGACCCAACTGGCCGGCCTGCACGAGTGGTCGCTCCGCATGCCTTCGCTGGCGGGTGGGGTGCTTTGCGTGGGGCTGATCACCGGAATTGCCCACCGCTGGACGCGAGACGCCTGGGTTGCCATCGGATGTGGCCTAATCGCGGCCATTGATATCGACTGGATCTTCTTTGCGACCGAAGCTCGCGTTTATGGGTTCGTGCAGGTTGTCGCCGTGCTCCAGATACTACTTGCCTGGCAGATTCTCCAGCACGATCGCTGGCACGACTGGGCCTGGCTCGTGGTTGTGACCATCGGGAGCTTCTACTTACATTACAGCACGCTTCTGTTTTCCGTTTGCCTTGGCGCGTGCATGCTGCTGCTGGTTGATAGTCGCCCCTTGCGAAAGCATCTGTTGATGGCGGCCGCATGTATTGCGATGGGCGTAGCGATTAGCCTGCCGCACTTGGCCAGCATCTTCGAGCGTCGCGAGAACTGGGCTCAGTTCATCACGGCGACCTCTCGTAACGAATGGACACGCTGGGGAACCGCATTGGCTGCTCTATTGCCGCTGGCTGGTCTGGCAACCATCTTTGCACGCAATTGGTCGGCGGAAGCCAAGCGAGCCGTACTGACCGGCGGCGTCGTTTTCCTCCCGATCGCAGTCGCCTGGGCAACAACTGCCACGGGACTGGCCGCGCTGTTCTTTGGCCGTTACTTGATTTCGTCAGAAACGCTCATCCCGCTGCTGCTTGCGAGCCTGGCGTCGCTCGTCCCAGCTGCTGCGTGGCGTCGTGGTGGGCTCGTCGTTTCGCTGGTTATTTCCTGTGGTTTGCGAACGCCCTCTTACCTGGGCCCCATGCGAGGTGAAGATTGGCAAGCGGTGACCCAGGCCGTATCGCAGAAACTGGAAAGCACCCCCGAACCAACCGACGTGCTGATTGCCGCAGGACTGATTGAGACCGATATCCTTCGGTTTCCCACGAAGCACCTTCCCCCTTTCACCGAGCGGTGGGAGACCTACGCGAGATTGCCGATCGAATCGATCTACTCGCTGCCAGAACACGCGGGGCAACACTACGGGCTGACATATACTAACCCTGGAGAAGCAACGCCCAGATATCGCCACCGATCGGTTCCCAACCGACCGGTTGTGCTGATCGTGCGAGGCACAAAAGAGACGGCCGATCAGGTCGTGCAGAATTTCTTAAGCTCGGTGCCGGACCGAAAGTACGAAATAACCGCACCACAAACGCAAACAGCACGCGTTCAGTGGCGCGTGCTGCTTCCTCAAGACATGGATCTTCAAGCTGAGAATTAA